One window of the Cryptomeria japonica chromosome 7, Sugi_1.0, whole genome shotgun sequence genome contains the following:
- the LOC131856899 gene encoding probable 2-oxoglutarate-dependent dioxygenase At3g49630 has product MSSSLQSHVDLPLIDISQFPSVFDCEDLNCLKNNPVLAVVREACKEWGFFYIGNHGIPIDFLQQVEFQSRQLCSVPAEAKEKTLTCDPATGYHRNPKTEIFTMLNLTESDSIQDLSNKIWPQEGRPTIFRYVKL; this is encoded by the coding sequence ATGTCTTCCTCGCTGCAATCTCATGTCGATCTCCCTCTGATCGACATTTCACAATTTCCGTCCGTCTTTGATTGCGAAGACTTAAATTGCCTTAAAAACAACCCTGTCTTAGCGGTGGTGAGAGAAGCCTGCAAAGAATGGGGATTTTTCTACATCGGAAACCACGGAATTCCAATTGATTTTCTTCAACAAGTGGAGTTCCAGAGCCGTCAACTATGTTCTGTGCCAGCAGAAGCCAAAGAAAAAACCCTCACTTGTGATCCAGCAACGGGCTATCATCGCAATCCCAAGACAGAGATCTTCACCATGTTAAATTTAACAGAATCTGATTCGATTCAGGATTTGAGCAACAAGATATGGCCACAGGAGGGAAGACCAACGATTTTCAGGTATGTTAAATTGTGA
- the LOC131071155 gene encoding gibberellin 20 oxidase 1-A, whose protein sequence is MAELARKVCKIILASLGLDVENFYHFHFERYTAIMRIIHYLSDAKSVEEELLLPHTDIGSFTILYQGNEGGLQMRSKEGEWLNVKPIPNSFVVNLGDSMKAWSNGIYRSSEHRVVYKGWVDRFAVPYFIRFPRDKQIWAPDELVNDEHPRRYRPLISSQFEVDSMNYLKTTDAKSWTFLEQYAETKAAI, encoded by the exons ATGGCAGAGCTCGCACGCAAGGTCTGCAAAATAATTCTTGCCAGTCTTGGCTTGGATGTGGAGAATTTCTATCATTTTCATTTCGAAAGATACACAGCTATCATGCGAATAATTCACTACCTTTCTGATGCCAAATCTGTGGAGGAGGAGCTGCTATTACCTCATACAGATATTGGTTCCTTTACAATTCTCTACCAGGGTAATGAAGGGGGGCTTCAGATGCGATCCAAGGAAGGGGAATGGCTGAATGTGAAGCCGATCCCGAATTCATTTGTTGTCAATTTGGGAGATTCAATGAAG GCATGGAGCAATGGCATATACCGTAGCTCAGAGCATCGGGTTGTGTATAAAGGGTGGGTGGACCGATTTGCAGTGCCATATTTTATTCGTTTTCCGAGGGATAAACAAATTTGGGCTCCGGATGAGCTTGTGAACGATGAACATCCACGACGTTACAGGCCTTTAATCTCCTCACAATTTGAGGTGGATTCCATGAATTACTTAAAAACGACGGATGCAAAATCCTGGACTTTCTTGGAGCAATATGCAGAGACAAAAGCAGCAATCTGA